A region of Streptomyces sp. WMMC500 DNA encodes the following proteins:
- a CDS encoding ABC transporter permease, protein MAQIARMLLRRIALLVPLMLGIVLFVFLVMRFSDIDPAVAHFQGANPTEQQLEDYREEHGLNDPLPVRYAAFVGELITGDMGLSVLNGRPVIDQVTTALPLTMQLTFMGLALAIVLSVLFGVSAAIYRDRIPDQVIRVVSLVGVAAPAFWVALLLIQYLAVDWGWFPSGGYVNPGDSFTGWLKTMTLPAIALSLHVAAQLTRIVRTAVVEELDKDYVRTAIGSGLPPVVVVGRNVLRNALINPLTVLGLRVGYLLGGAVVIETIFSLPGMGTLMINAVKNGDPAVVQGVVLTVAVAFVVVNLVIDILYLLVNPRLRSAA, encoded by the coding sequence GTGGCCCAGATCGCCAGGATGCTGCTACGCCGCATCGCCCTGCTCGTCCCGCTGATGCTCGGCATCGTGCTGTTCGTCTTCCTCGTCATGCGCTTCTCGGACATCGACCCGGCGGTGGCGCACTTCCAGGGTGCCAACCCCACCGAGCAGCAGCTCGAGGACTACCGCGAGGAACACGGGCTGAACGACCCCCTGCCCGTCCGCTACGCCGCGTTCGTCGGCGAGCTGATCACGGGCGACATGGGTCTCAGCGTGCTCAACGGCCGGCCGGTCATCGACCAGGTGACCACCGCGCTGCCCCTGACCATGCAGCTCACCTTCATGGGGCTCGCCCTCGCGATAGTGCTGTCGGTGCTCTTCGGGGTCTCGGCCGCGATCTACCGCGACCGGATCCCGGACCAGGTGATCCGCGTCGTCTCGCTGGTCGGCGTCGCCGCGCCCGCCTTCTGGGTGGCGCTGCTGCTGATCCAGTACCTGGCGGTGGACTGGGGGTGGTTCCCCTCCGGGGGGTACGTCAATCCGGGCGACTCCTTCACGGGCTGGCTCAAGACGATGACGCTGCCGGCCATCGCGCTGTCGCTGCACGTCGCCGCGCAGCTCACCCGCATCGTCCGCACCGCGGTCGTGGAGGAGCTGGACAAGGACTACGTGCGCACGGCGATCGGCAGCGGGCTGCCGCCGGTCGTCGTGGTCGGCCGCAACGTGCTGCGCAACGCGCTGATCAACCCGCTGACCGTGCTCGGACTGCGGGTGGGCTATCTGCTCGGCGGCGCCGTCGTGATCGAGACGATCTTCTCGCTGCCCGGCATGGGCACGTTGATGATCAACGCGGTGAAGAACGGCGACCCCGCGGTCGTGCAGGGCGTGGTGCTGACCGTGGCCGTCGCGTTCGTCGTCGTCAACCTCGTCATCGACATCCTGTACCTGCTGGTCAACCCCCGACTGAGGAGTGCCGCCTGA